TATAGAAATGTACCTATACATAGGGCACTTTAAGGTCATAATAATAGGGAGTGAATTATTTTGCATTGTCATTAACACATTTTCGGCTTTTTTAAAAATGAGACTGTATGTCGCATTGATTATAACTAAAGTATTGTCTTGAGCCTCCAGCTATAACCTCCACATACAAATTGCTGTGCACACACCGCATGCGAACACATGAGTGCAGCTGCTGGAACTGGCCGCCTGTGTGGCGCTGTTCACCCGCGTGGTGCTGAAACGCTCTTCACGCTGCAGCAGCAGCTCGTCTATTTGCTCTCTCCCTCTGCTCACGTTTTGGTCCTTTGTTGCAGTAGCATCATACAGTATTTTACGGATACAAATGGCACTTTAAGGGCATATTAATAGGGAGTGAATGtttttgcattgtcatttttAGAAACATTAACTCATTTTCGGCTTTTTTGTTAAATGAGACTGAATATCACATTGATCATATTAAAATGTAGAATTATCTTGAGCCTCCAGCAATAACCTCCACACACAAACCTCAATGCACACCACTGCTGCGCTTCTCTCTGTCACCACATGACGGCAGCATTcggatctttatttttttattattattcatgaacATGAAATTGTGCAAAACATTTCTGTAACAGCTACAAATAAAGGTTAATTTacaacaataatgataataacatataatattatattttataaaaatatataataataacatataatgataatagttgttattattattatttaatttttattagctTTAAATGTCTAGATGGGTGCTCTGAATCTCTTTGTGTTTGTGGGCCTGACTCTTACTACCCCTTTAAGAGATTTATGGAACTGGATTGGTTTAAAAGAGATGTACAGTCTACCAATGAGGTACAGACTTGGACAAAGAGATCCACTCCCTCCCATTGCTGTGGCATCTTGCTGAGCTTAGAGCATAGAGAACGCGTGAATTACACAGTTTAATGAAACGGACCCATAACACTAAATGGAAAAATGCCATCAATATATCGTTTGGGATTATGCAGCTGTTGTAAATATTTTGAAACCATAAGAAAGGTCGGATAAAACGTCTATAGCTTGAAACCAGAGATGGAATCGTTATTCTTTCTGAAGAGAAATTGGTGGTGGTGCATCTTCATTCTTCTTTGGAGTACAATAGAAGCACAGATTCGCTACGCAATACCAGAAGAGCTAAGGGAAGGATCCGTGGTCGGAAATATCGCTAAAGACCTCAGTTTGGATGTATCTAAAATTGTAAATCGTAAACTACATATAGCATCTGAGACTGGTAAGCAGTATTTCACTGTGGATGTGGAAAAGGGCGACCTTATTGTGAATGGGAGAATTGATAGAGAAGGTTTATGTGGATATAATGTCCCGTGTGTTTTGCCTCTTCAAGCCGTTTTAGAAAATCCTCTGCAGATGCATCGAGTTGAGATTGAAATACAAGATATCAATGACAACTCGCCCAATTTTAAATCTAATGAGCGCATTCTAAATATTCCAGAATCTATTAATTCTGGCGCTAAGTTCCTCTTGGAGAGCGCTATTGACTCAGACGTAGAGTCAAATTCTTTAAAATCATACAGTCTGAGCAATAATGAAAAATTTGGTTTAAATGTGAAAACTCAGGATGGCGTCAAAATTCCGGAACTATTACTGAAACAACCTCTTGATCGAGAAAAACAGGCCGTTCACAAGTTAATATTAATGGCGGCTGACGGAGGAAATCCAGTGCGCACTGGCACATGTGAAATCACAGTTGTGGTTTTGGATATAAATGACAATGCTCCTGAATTTGAAAAACCCTTCTATGAGACTAATGTTGATGAAAACGAATTGATTAATAAAGAAATGTTAAGAGTCAAAGCTATAGATTTGGATGATGGATTAAATGGGGAAATTGAGTATTTCTTTGCGGACCAAACATCAGATACAGCACTGTTTAATATTAATCAACAAACAGGTGCCATCACAGTTCAAGGAGAATTGGACCATGAAAAGGCTAACTTGCATAAATTTGATATAATTGCAAAGGACAAAGGGAATCCTCAAATGGAGGGCCACTGCAGCGTTAAGATAAAGGTTAATGACGTAAATGACAACGCACCTGACATAATTATTACCTCTCTATCAAGTCCAATTCCTGAAAATTCATTTAATGGCACAGTAGTTTCGTTAATTAGTACAAAAGATGCAGATTTAGGAGAGAACGGGAAAGTGAAGCTTACGATGGCCCCTGGCCCACCGTTTAGACTGAGCACTACAGTTTCCAATCATTACGCATTGGTTACAAATGGTCCTCTAGACAGAGAGAATTTTTTCGAgtataaaattgaattgaacGCAGTCGATTCAGGCTCGCCCCCACTGTCCAGTAGTAAAATAGTCACAATCGGCATTTCAGACGTAAATGACAACCCTCCGTTGTTCTCTGACAAGTATTATACAGTTTATGCTAAAGAAAACAGCGGCCATGATTCGATATTGTGCTCAGTCTCCGCCCATGACCCAGACTTGGGCGAAAATGCCAAAATCTCATACACCATTTTGGACTCAAAAGTTCAAGACATGTCTGTCTCCTCCTTtatctacattaactcagataacggAAGTATATTTAGCATGCAATCCTTTGACTATGAGAAAATCAAAGTGTTTCAGATCCATGTGCAGGCTAAAGATCATGGCTCTCCATCTCTAAGTAGCAACGCCACTGTCCATGTGTTTATTCTGGACCAGAACGATAATGTGCCCGCTGTCATTTACCCATCCTCAGTAACAGGATCTGTCTCTCATCAGAGGATGCCCCGATCTGCTAAAGCAGGACATCTTGTTACTAAGGTAACAGCAGTGGACGCTGATTCGGGTCACAATGCCTGGCTATTCTACAGGCTCGCGGAGGCCACGGACGCGTCTCTGTTCAGTGTGAATTTACATACGGGAGAGGTGAGGACTAAACGCTCTGTTTCAGAGCAGGATGACTCCTCCCAGAGACTGCTGATTGAAATAAAGGATAATGGATATCCAATGCAGTCCACCACAGTCACAGTGGAGATATTAATAGAGGACGGGTTTCATGAGCCCATCTCTGACTATCGTTtgaaaacaacagaacacaacaaaaAAAGTGGTAAAATCACTTTGTACTTAATAATTTCTTTGGGAACGGTGTCAGTCTTGTCTCTGTTGACATTTTTTGCGTTGATTGTGAAATGCGTTAAAAACAGCGTGAGAAGCGCAGGTTGCTGTGTCAGCCGAACCGATTCTGGATATAAGAACCCCAACAGAAACCTTCAGATCCAGCTCAACTCTGACGGGCCCATTAAGTATGTGGAGGTTCTGGGAGGAGACATGATGTCTCAGAGTCAGTCTTTTGGGTCCTATCTCTCTCCAATGTCAGAATTCAGTGATTTGACCCTCGTTAAACCCAGCAGCACCACAAACTTTACAGACACGCTAAACGTGCTTGATGCGTCATTACCAGACAGCGCGTGGACATTCGAGAGCCAACAGGTGAGcgcttttaattttaatataataattggCATTACTGATGTCAGTATGCAGatgatctaaatatatatatatatatatatatatatatatatatatatatatatatatatatatatatatatatatatatatatttattttgtattttttaaagattcACACATTTCAGATCCATAACAAAttacaaattgaattctgtaacctaatctttaataaaactttattaataatacaaaacatgtattgtttatttttattttatttgtattcaattcaatttgaaGGATATTTCGAATTCAGTcgaaatgcataaataataaaattacttttgagTGTAACATACGGTGGCCaagagagctcaacgtgctgcaacctaaagaagacgcatgcaaatagaaaaaaaacgcatgcaaataaaaaaacacccgcaaattaagaaaacatcttcatcagtttcacaacacaaccaaatacagaaacgcgctgcaaaagttcacaacacaaccaaatacagaaacgcgctgcaagtaacacagaccacaacggaaatgtttccgggggaaccaaataagtgacgaacccggctgggacgtgcttacagcaaagaactgatattgacaagaagtgaaagcctatatttttttttttataaataaactataatattaaaataatattgtaatatattgtatatagaaataatattataataatatatttgtaatattattcttttttatagttcttctactctttgcttacagctcaaaattctactttattttatttgatctattttaacttttttttccgcaaaacatacagatattaattttttatgacatacaacttgtatacaatatacaaacagagccggttctagacatttggaggccctaggcaaaatgtatgttggaggcctcccgccatgccctcctcccctccacctttcagaattcacgagttcacacttacatcaaattaaatagagtaaagatcatgcgtatttggcatgctgtccaggggagggctccaggctctgaattttggccagatttacacatacattggattgcattgtattttggattgtgttgtttacatccaataagagattattaaaattcaaagtgaggagatgggggcggtggagggatgctgataaactgtcaatgaacagaggtaagtctgcagtatatatacctcttatctcgttgattatctgaatgtgctcctcccgaaatttgttaataaaacatcatttaataaaaaagacttgaaaacaaatatgattcctaaccattttatttatacaaaacctattatcagtatttttatttttttacttaaatgtgcatattaatgtaactttaattaaggtaaacaaaaaaaatatgttttggaggccccgcctccaaggccgaggccctaggcaactgcctagttcgcctataggtagcgccggccctgtatacaaaatgtattaacaatatgttcaatgtcatcagaaatgagaaaagaacaatgagctgaaaactaaaataaataaaaaagatagaaaagaagaacatgaaggaaagatattaatctttacattctctccatggctctgagttacactatacaaattgtttcatgttatgtttaaattttcataaagaaaagtttcataAGAAGGTCTAGGTAATGTAGGgtccaatgttttaaagttgagacactgacacacagatatataacggatatataaaacgcatattttaacagtttttttgtaaagtaaaaataaatttatttgcaaccgtaatgttaacagcattatatttctgtcctcagaacagctattcagctgatggacaacgtgctgcgttgtcatgggaacatcccaggtgaaaataattacgttggaagttgtctttcattgctcccttcctcaagtgcgttccaaacggctacataaatggcacatagtgccatgctcactccaaagtcccacttgaagagctctgccgtctgcccttcgaagggagtagggcatagggatgctcacgtgcaataagcacgtcccagccgggttcgtcacttatttggttcccccggaaacatttccgttgtggtctgtgttacttgcagcgcgtttctgtatttggttgtgttgtgagcttttgcagcgtgtttctgtatttggttgtgttgtgagcttttgcagcgcgtttctgtatttggttgtgttgtgagcttttgcagcgtgtttctgtatttggttgtgttgtgaacttttgcagcgcgtttctgtatttggttttgttgtgagtatttggagcacacgtgtgttgtgaaactgatgaagatgttttcttaatttgcgggtgtttttttatttgcatgcgtttttttctatttgcatgtgtttttttctatttgcatgcgtcttctttaggttgcagcacgttgagctctctcgGCCACCGTAGTAACATCATTCCAATACAGTTTACTACAAAGTACTGCACATGCAGCAATATTTTACTTTAATGTGAAACTGTGTATGTGATACGTTTGAGCATTGCAATTATTTTAAGAACATTATTTTTAAGAATACCGAAACATGTCTTGCAGTTTAACGTTTTTTTATTGGTTTCGAAGCAAATTATAAAGAAATTCGTTTCTCAATGTAACATGAGGTGTAAGTGAATGGTATATTTACAGAATGGGCTTTGAGCTTGGCCCTGCTCTGTTTCTTTTAAGGCATGACTGGAGAGCGCTTAACCAATAGCGAGGTCGATCTGTAAAAAAGGGATCTACTCCCTCACCCAGACGTACTGCACACCATAATGCACAGACCTGAGACACAATGCACTGCACCCGCTGCAACATTTGCATCAACGGAATATAATTTGTAGTCCTATACATTTTAAGatgttaaattaatttgtttgtggGCGATTACTTGCATAGGATGTATGTCTGGACACTGGAATTACCGATAACTTATCGTTCATGGAAATGAGGACTCAAATACAAAGAAGGATTCTGTTCTGCCAGGCGGTATGGCTGTTCTTTTGCGCTGTCTTTTGGAGAAATACAGACGCGCAGCTTCGTTATACAATACCGGAGGAGCAGAAAGAGGGATCTGTTGTTGGAAATGTAGCTAAAGATCTCGGTTTGGATGTATCTGAAATATTAAATCGTAAATTACGGATAGCATCTGAGTCTGGTGAGCAGTATTTTAGTTTGAATTTGCGAAATGGTGAGCTGCTAGTGAGTGAAGTCCTAGACAGGGAAAACCTGTGCGGACAAAGCAAGAGTTGTGTGTTACCACTACAAATCATAATCGAGGATCCACTCCAGTTTTACCGTGTTGAGGTGGACGTCCAAGATATTAATGACAACTCTCCAATTTTTCTTTCGGAAAGAAACATGATTGAAGTGCCAGAATCAACGCAAACCGGAGCGAGGTTTCGTTTGGAACCTGCTCAGGATCCTGACGCTGGATCAAACTCATTACGCACATATGCTATTAATAAAAATGAGCATTTCGTTTTGCACATAAAGAACAATAAAGACGGAACAAAAGTCCCAGAAATTGTTTTAGAGAAAGCTGTCGACAGAGAGAAACAGTCTGTGCACCATCTAATCTTGACAGGTATTGATGGGGGTGATCCAGCGAGGTCAGGTACAACCCAGATCACTGTAAATATACTTGATGCTAATGATAATGCCCCTATATTTGAACAGGAGTTATATGAGATTAAAGTGATGGAGAATACAGTCCCTGGTACAATGATACTTACTGTAAAAGCAATTGACTTGGATGACGGCGTAAACAGTGAGCTTGAATATTCATTTGGGGTGCATACACCTGAATTAATTCAAAATGTGTTTGCTATTAATCAAGAGAAAGGCGAATTAGTCGTATCCAAGCACCTTGATTACGAAATCAGCACTTCCTATAAATTTGACATACGTGTAAGAGACAAAGGACAATTAGCAATGGAGAGTCATTGCAGAATTCAAGTAGCTGTTCTAGATGTGAACGATAACGCTCCAGAAATCACCATCACCTCGTCTCCAAAACCTGTGCGAGAAGATGCGCCCGCTGGGACTATGGTAGCGTTAATAAATGTTAAAGATTTGGATTCTGGAGTAAATGGAAACGTAACACTTGACATGTCACCGGGCACCCCTTTTACATTAAAGCCAACGTTTTCAAACCATTATGCACTGGTTACAAATGAACACTTAAATCGAGAAGACTTTTCAAGATACGATATTGAGCTCAAAGCGTCAGACTCTGGAACACCTAAACTACAATCGAGTAagtttattacagtaaatatactgGATGTAAATGATAATCCTCCCGTTTTTTCTGAGCCTGTATATACGGTTTATATAGAAGAAAATAGCGCCCCTGGATCAATTTTAGCATCAGTGACAGCATCAGATTTAGATACGGGAGAAAATGCCAAAATTGTCTATTCAGTTCTGGACACTAATAATCGAGACATACCAGTCTCTTCTTATTTATATGTAAATTCAGAAAATGGTAGTATATTTAGCATGCACTCTTTTGACTATGAGAAAATTAAGGTGTTTCACATTATTGTTCATGCCGAAGACCATGGCTCCCCACCTCTTGGTAGCAACGCCACTGTTCATGTTTttattatggacaaaaatgacaACGTCCCCGCTGTTATTTACCCTTCATCAGTTACGGGGTCTGTCTCT
The sequence above is drawn from the Xyrauchen texanus isolate HMW12.3.18 chromosome 43, RBS_HiC_50CHRs, whole genome shotgun sequence genome and encodes:
- the LOC127635407 gene encoding protocadherin gamma-C5-like isoform X3, which produces MEMRTQIQRRILFCQAVWLFFCAVFWRNTDAQLRYTIPEEQKEGSVVGNVAKDLGLDVSEILNRKLRIASESGEQYFSLNLRNGELLVSEVLDRENLCGQSKSCVLPLQIIIEDPLQFYRVEVDVQDINDNSPIFLSERNMIEVPESTQTGARFRLEPAQDPDAGSNSLRTYAINKNEHFVLHIKNNKDGTKVPEIVLEKAVDREKQSVHHLILTGIDGGDPARSGTTQITVNILDANDNAPIFEQELYEIKVMENTVPGTMILTVKAIDLDDGVNSELEYSFGVHTPELIQNVFAINQEKGELVVSKHLDYEISTSYKFDIRVRDKGQLAMESHCRIQVAVLDVNDNAPEITITSSPKPVREDAPAGTMVALINVKDLDSGVNGNVTLDMSPGTPFTLKPTFSNHYALVTNEHLNREDFSRYDIELKASDSGTPKLQSSKFITVNILDVNDNPPVFSEPVYTVYIEENSAPGSILASVTASDLDTGENAKIVYSVLDTNNRDIPVSSYLYVNSENGSIFSMHSFDYEKIKVFHIIVHAEDHGSPPLGSNATVHVFIMDKNDNVPAVIYPSSVTGSVSHQRMPRSAKTGHLVTKVTAVDADSGHNAWLFYRLAEATDASLFSVNLHTGEVRTKRSVSEQDDSSQRLLIEIKDNGDPMQSTKVTVEILIEDGFHESISDYRKILERHEGDKKTGKITLYLIISLASVSLLCVMTFFILLVKCARGSSGSSSCCIRRTNSGYKNPNRNLQIQLNSDGPIKYVEVLGGDMMSQSQSFGSYLSPMSEFSDLTLVKPSSTTNFTDTLNVLDASLPDSAWTFESQQQKPPNTDWRFPPNQRPGPSGQHRFHTLQQRWTPYEKSRAGAHPEDAGACAGVIAGTGPWPNPPTEAEQIQVLMAAANASEATATLGPRYNPQYGPDYRQNVYIPGSTATLTINPQQQIPQQALPPPQALPPAEAPKSAQTPASKKKPTKKDKK
- the LOC127635407 gene encoding protocadherin gamma-C5-like isoform X17 — encoded protein: MEMRTQIQRRILFCQAVWLFFCAVFWRNTDAQLRYTIPEEQKEGSVVGNVAKDLGLDVSEILNRKLRIASESGEQYFSLNLRNGELLVSEVLDRENLCGQSKSCVLPLQIIIEDPLQFYRVEVDVQDINDNSPIFLSERNMIEVPESTQTGARFRLEPAQDPDAGSNSLRTYAINKNEHFVLHIKNNKDGTKVPEIVLEKAVDREKQSVHHLILTGIDGGDPARSGTTQITVNILDANDNAPIFEQELYEIKVMENTVPGTMILTVKAIDLDDGVNSELEYSFGVHTPELIQNVFAINQEKGELVVSKHLDYEISTSYKFDIRVRDKGQLAMESHCRIQVAVLDVNDNAPEITITSSPKPVREDAPAGTMVALINVKDLDSGVNGNVTLDMSPGTPFTLKPTFSNHYALVTNEHLNREDFSRYDIELKASDSGTPKLQSSKFITVNILDVNDNPPVFSEPVYTVYIEENSAPGSILASVTASDLDTGENAKIVYSVLDTNNRDIPVSSYLYVNSENGSIFSMHSFDYEKIKVFHIIVHAEDHGSPPLGSNATVHVFIMDKNDNVPAVIYPSSVTGSVSHQRMPRSAKTGHLVTKVTAVDADSGHNAWLFYRLAEATDASLFSVNLHTGEVRTKRSVSEQDDSSQRLLIEIKDNGDPMQSTKVTVEILIEDGFHESISDYRKILERHEGDKKTGKITLYLIISLASVSLLCVMTFFILLVKCARGSSGSSSCCIRRTNSGYKNPNRNLQIQLNSDGPIKYVEVLGGDMMSQSQSFGSYLSPMSEFSDLTLVKPSSTTNFTDTLNVLDASLPDSAWTFESQQQKPPNTDWRFPPNQRPGPSGAGAHPEDAGACAGVIAGTGPWPNPPTEAEQIQVLMAAANASEATATLGPRYNPQYGPDYRQNVYIPGSTATLTINPQQQIPQQALPPPQALPPAEAPKSAQTPASKKKPTKKDKK